A region from the Pseudomonas promysalinigenes genome encodes:
- a CDS encoding SDR family oxidoreductase, translated as MSAEKVAIVTAGGSGMGAAAARRLAAEGFKVGVLSSSGKGEALAQQLGGVGITGSNQSNEDLQRLVDRVIQKWGRIDVLVNSAGHGPRAPILDISDEDWHKGMETYLLNVIRPTRLVTPYMQRQGGGAIINISSAWTFEPSELFPTSAVFRAGLASFSKIFADQYAGDNIRMNNVLPGWIDSLPATQERRDAVPLKRYGSSEEIAATIAFLASQGAAYITGQNIKVDGGVTRSV; from the coding sequence ATGTCAGCAGAGAAGGTTGCAATCGTTACCGCCGGCGGTAGCGGCATGGGTGCAGCGGCGGCACGTCGGCTGGCGGCTGAGGGGTTCAAAGTCGGTGTTCTTTCATCCTCGGGCAAGGGCGAAGCGCTGGCGCAGCAGCTGGGAGGCGTCGGCATCACTGGCAGTAATCAGTCCAACGAAGACCTGCAACGTCTGGTTGACAGAGTCATTCAGAAGTGGGGGCGGATAGACGTCCTGGTAAATAGCGCGGGCCACGGCCCCCGAGCCCCGATACTGGACATCAGCGACGAGGATTGGCACAAGGGCATGGAAACCTACCTGCTCAATGTGATTCGCCCAACCCGTCTGGTCACGCCATACATGCAGCGTCAGGGCGGTGGTGCGATCATCAATATTTCCAGTGCGTGGACATTCGAGCCAAGCGAGCTTTTCCCGACATCGGCAGTGTTCCGCGCAGGCCTTGCGTCGTTCAGCAAGATCTTCGCTGACCAGTATGCAGGTGACAATATTCGCATGAACAATGTGCTACCGGGTTGGATCGACAGCCTCCCAGCCACGCAGGAGCGCCGCGACGCTGTGCCGCTCAAACGCTATGGATCCAGTGAGGAAATCGCCGCCACCATCGCCTTCCTCGCCAGCCAAGGAGCTGCGTACATTACCGGGCAGAACATAA